TTGGGCTTTTAAGTTTTAATGTTAAGTTTTTGTTATTCTTATGTTATTGATTTCTAAAAATTTAGAAAGAAACTTGCCTTAGTATGGTTTTGCCAAAAGGAGTAAGTGTCATTTCACTTATTTTATTAGTAACGCTGTTCTTTAAATTCACCTTTATCGTGTTTTTAGAATATAGTGCCTTCTCATTGTCAATGAATGAAAACCGGACAGTATCCAAAGGTTCATAATGTAAATCATCAAATCCTTTAGCATATTCTTTTCCTTTAATTTGAATAGCTGAAATCGCTTTAGCATAGAACAAACTTCCATACGAAAAGTAATGTTCTCCTTTATCATCAGTAATCACTTTAACATCGGCTTTAAATTCAAGTTTGATATTGTCATTTTTAGTAAAGGTTCTTTCAATAACTATATACTCTTTCTCCATTTGATATTTTTCAGATGTTACAATAGAGGTAACCCAACTTGGCCTTCTGATTTTTAGTTTAAAAGCTATCGGTGTATCCATTTGAATTTTAAAATTAAAAGTATTTTCATTCGGATAGTTGGTTTGGTTTTCAATAGTTAATTTTGAACCATTAATAACTGTTGCTAACACATTTGGCATTAATAGTGTAGCTACCAAAGTGGTTTCATTTTCTTTCATCCACGACGATTGAATAAAATAAGGAGATATTCTTCCTGCGTTTGGATTACAACAGACCGCCACATCTTGATGTGCTGGAGAATATTTATACCGAGTTTGCTTTCTGTCAGGTTCTACTTCTCCGTTTTTGGTCCCTAACATTTCATAACTATTATCTGTTTTTAAATAAGCAATACAGGAATAGTTTGGGTTTCGAGCACCTTGAGCTGCATTGTAAAATATAGTTTCTACTTGGTCAGCAACAGCTGCGTTCCCCGTTTTTTGAAGCAATACAGTATAACTATCTAATAACTCATGAATCGAACAATATTCATACCCTGTATGGGTGGCATCAGCAGTTCGTTCTGCTATCCATTCATCTCCTATAGGCCCGCCAGTAGGCGTGGTGGTGTTTTTGATTCTTTCCAAATAAATAGACAATGCTTTTTGCAATGCTTCATTTTGATAAGCTGCAACTATCAAAGGTCTTAGATGTTCGTAGGTATGAACGCCATGCGATTTTAATTTGTAGTTTGGATTTAAAATATTGGACAACTGCACATCACATTCCGATTGATAGGTTTTGGAAAAATCTTGATACAAAAACAAAGCGTATTTGGTATACTTTTCATCTCCTGTGATTTGGT
The window above is part of the Flavobacterium sp. N1994 genome. Proteins encoded here:
- a CDS encoding glycoside hydrolase family 127 protein produces the protein MKKIVILLFQFPFLMITAQEQLQRLPFGTIKPTGWLKEQMQKDIKGYLGHLDQLVPDLINDPIYGSGRLHKNSQVKDLGNLKAGDVEGSEQYKWWNSETQSNWWDAYIRNVFMIDDQAGIEKVHRYVERILATQDADGYLGIYDKELRYHFSSENGELWSKTTFYRGLLAYYQYTKDERVWQALVRAVANVMENYPINTSSPFSSGDKFNGGVSHGLTFTDVLDSMYQITGDEKYTKYALFLYQDFSKTYQSECDVQLSNILNPNYKLKSHGVHTYEHLRPLIVAAYQNEALQKALSIYLERIKNTTTPTGGPIGDEWIAERTADATHTGYEYCSIHELLDSYTVLLQKTGNAAVADQVETIFYNAAQGARNPNYSCIAYLKTDNSYEMLGTKNGEVEPDRKQTRYKYSPAHQDVAVCCNPNAGRISPYFIQSSWMKENETTLVATLLMPNVLATVINGSKLTIENQTNYPNENTFNFKIQMDTPIAFKLKIRRPSWVTSIVTSEKYQMEKEYIVIERTFTKNDNIKLEFKADVKVITDDKGEHYFSYGSLFYAKAISAIQIKGKEYAKGFDDLHYEPLDTVRFSFIDNEKALYSKNTIKVNLKNSVTNKISEMTLTPFGKTILRQVSF